Sequence from the Sander lucioperca isolate FBNREF2018 chromosome 16, SLUC_FBN_1.2, whole genome shotgun sequence genome:
AGTGTCAGTGCAGGTTTATTTTGGTTATCCACACTTGTCACTGATCAGCTTTTTCTAAAAATCTTATCAGCTGCCGTTGAGTCAAATGTACATTAGAACTGACTGATGTTAAGTGTGGACCACATATTTCTCAAGTGCCTTTATTTTAAATGTGCCTGTGTTAAAGCACAATCACATAGCATGCTTTGCCAAAGCTTCTCCTGCCTTTAATTTCCAAATTATTATAGTTATTTTAATAAAGAGAGTGAATTACAGTGATtgtttagatttatttttttttgtgagaatGAATAGTGTGTATGCTATGTGTTGAACAACATGTTCCCAAGTGTCAAGCCTTGGCATAAGGCTCCTCATGCTTTTATCCCTGACTCATCTTCTTCATATCAGTGGTGGACACCTTTTCACAGTGCCCAGTTCCGACTTGTGTAGGGGGTGAGAACATGAATCAATTGTATTGAAGTTCAGAAAATGAGTAGGAGGAGAGCAAAACCTCTTGCATAATCACTATCCTAATACCAAGGCTGCTTTGTAGTGTTTAAAAGGACACAGTGGGTTTGCAGAGTGATTATGTTGGAGATTGCTTTAGTTTAGATACAGGATACAGGAATAGAGAGCAGCATTTTGTGCCTAATTGAGGTAGAgtgagagatagagggagacaAACACTGAAAGCCTCAGCAGCAGTAAAGAGAAGAGTGCTGACCTCGCCCGgttgaaaaaaagtatatttattATTCATCGGTataaaatattcattcatttcaaaaaAGGCTGTGCAACACGAACATATGGTCAGTACCTTTCAAAGTGCCTGTAACAGCATGTGCAAAATAGAATCTCAAAGATCTAGAACATTGTGTTTTCTAGACAATCAAGTTAATAATGTTAGGACTTTGGATCACATTACACTGTGACAGGCTTACATTTAAACCCCATCCATTCCTCTCACCTTAAAGTGCCAATGGTGATTAAATCCACTTTCTATGAGTGGCATAAATGGCACCCCTGTGATTGTTTTAGTCTGGGGATCCAGTGGAGCTACAATTGACTGACGATGAGGCACAAAGAACACACAAGACAGTACGTTTAGTTAGTACTCCCAAAATGGCCGCCAGCCAGGACAGTCCAGGAACATTCTGATTTGCAGAGGGACTTCATCTCTTGGAGAAGTGCTTCTTGCGTGTGTGGGCGTTCGAGAGACTTCATGTTCTGGATCTGGATGATAGTCAATGCAGCTATGTGTGTATTGGCACACAAACAGTGATATGTCTGGCATAGATTGTGTGGTGGTTTGAGTCTGGTGAGGTTTGGCAGTCTACACATCAACAGGGTAGTGTATGTGTGCGTTGTGTGCGCATCTGTGCGGGCAGCAGGCCTGGAGCAGCACCTTGCGAATGTCTTTGTTTCTCAGACTGTAGAGTATTGGGTTCAGCAGtgagctgcctgctgctggCACCAAGGTGGCGTAGGTGTACAGAGGAGGGCTGGACGCGTCTCCTAGCAGCCCCCAGAGGGAGAAAGGCATCCAGCAGCCCACAAACACACTGAGGACCAGGATCAACCGAGAAAAGCCCCTTCCACTGCTGTGTTTGCTTGCATATGATTGGTTGGTAGAGAGGAAGTGCCTCTGGGTAGCGATGGCGTGGGCATGCCGCCTCGCCACACGGCAGATCCCAGCGTACAATTGCAgggttaccatgacaaccacCAGGAAGCCACCACACAGCAGCGATAGGTATGTCCGGGTCAGAGGGCGTGCTACAGAACAGGAGTTTGGCTCTCCCAGACAGTGCCATCCCATTGCAGGTCCCGCCCCAATGACACACGCACCCAACCAGACCAGCAGCAGGAGGATGGCGGCTCTGTAACGTGATTCGCTTGAACCATAGGTGAGGGCGTGGCTTAAAGACAAGTA
This genomic interval carries:
- the gpr186 gene encoding G protein-coupled receptor 186, coding for MTLNASDLGWDESSGADPFFPLDRLDSSPTYEVPPLTVWGVALCVSGTLIATENAIVVTTILATPSLRAPVFLLLASLGLADLLAGVALILHFLFLFCVEPSDWSELLTSGLLVTSLIASLCSLMGVALDRYLSLSHALTYGSSESRYRAAILLLLVWLGACVIGAGPAMGWHCLGEPNSCSVARPLTRTYLSLLCGGFLVVVMVTLQLYAGICRVARRHAHAIATQRHFLSTNQSYASKHSSGRGFSRLILVLSVFVGCWMPFSLWGLLGDASSPPLYTYATLVPAAGSSLLNPILYSLRNKDIRKVLLQACCPHRCAHNAHIHYPVDV